Proteins co-encoded in one Methanomassiliicoccales archaeon genomic window:
- a CDS encoding DUF2240 family protein, which produces MGELDKTIAVVFKRGGKNVMSEMEFVNNVIFNFRYSGTKEGFKLDARKAQQVMDAGLAKGLLKKEEGMVKPTFDYREFEVPMNYKPTEAILSELITEGTPTSSSGPDVPATTTPAAIAVQPEMGPTLLPTQAPPKSATPAVPQSLFARLVDEISKVSGLKRNDVVARINKVQEKLGTESIVAALAVARDNGIDITKYLKEAKEEIVKS; this is translated from the coding sequence ATGGGCGAACTTGACAAAACCATCGCGGTCGTCTTCAAGAGAGGCGGCAAGAACGTTATGTCAGAGATGGAGTTCGTCAACAACGTTATCTTCAATTTCCGTTACTCGGGGACGAAGGAAGGGTTCAAATTGGACGCCAGAAAGGCCCAGCAGGTAATGGATGCAGGCCTGGCTAAAGGACTTCTCAAGAAAGAAGAGGGCATGGTAAAACCGACGTTCGACTATCGCGAGTTCGAGGTGCCGATGAACTACAAGCCGACCGAGGCCATCCTGTCGGAATTGATCACCGAGGGGACACCGACATCTTCGTCTGGGCCGGACGTACCTGCGACCACCACCCCTGCGGCGATCGCCGTCCAGCCGGAAATGGGCCCAACCCTGCTTCCAACCCAGGCGCCTCCGAAATCCGCGACCCCCGCGGTGCCCCAATCTTTGTTCGCCCGACTGGTGGATGAAATTTCAAAGGTGTCCGGCCTGAAGCGCAATGACGTCGTAGCCAGGATCAACAAGGTCCAAGAGAAATTGGGCACTGAGTCCATCGTAGCGGCGCTAGCGGTGGCAAGGGATAACGGTATTGACATCACGAAATACCTCAAAGAGGCAAAGGAAGAGATAGTCAAATCCTGA